Proteins from a genomic interval of Prevotella sp. E13-27:
- a CDS encoding diacylglycerol/lipid kinase family protein, whose translation MTDKKLKIAFIVNPISGTGNKEKIPGLIEQILDKNLFDYSISFTERSGHAAEMASQFAQQGYDICAAVGGDGTVNEVARSLIDTDTALAIIPCGSGNGLARHLCLPLETKSAINIINSAQIERFDYGIINGLPFFCTCGMGFDAFISLKFAEAGKRGPITYVENVLKEGLKYKPETYTVEDESGTHHYKAFLIACANAAQYGNNAYIAPGASMKDGLMDVIIMEPFDVIDAPKIAMDLFAKTLSSNSRIKTFQARKIHIHRSKPGAIHFDGDPIMTDADIDVAMKPLGIKIVVNPDMPEDEAQPNPILNAFSDFFNNINNVRDDIVRGGHRIQALNKLMLRKLSRL comes from the coding sequence ATGACAGATAAAAAACTGAAAATAGCATTTATTGTCAATCCTATTTCGGGTACTGGCAACAAGGAGAAGATTCCAGGTCTGATAGAACAGATACTTGACAAGAATCTTTTCGACTACAGCATATCGTTCACTGAACGTTCGGGTCATGCTGCCGAGATGGCCTCGCAGTTTGCCCAGCAGGGCTATGACATCTGTGCTGCCGTTGGAGGTGACGGAACGGTGAACGAGGTTGCCCGCTCGCTGATAGATACCGACACGGCGCTGGCAATAATCCCCTGCGGAAGCGGCAACGGCCTTGCACGCCACCTCTGCCTGCCCTTGGAGACGAAGAGCGCCATCAACATAATAAACTCCGCTCAGATAGAGCGTTTCGACTACGGCATCATTAACGGTCTGCCATTCTTCTGCACTTGCGGAATGGGCTTCGACGCATTCATCTCGCTGAAGTTTGCCGAGGCAGGCAAGCGCGGCCCAATAACATACGTGGAGAACGTGCTGAAAGAGGGCTTGAAATACAAGCCTGAGACCTACACCGTGGAAGACGAGAGCGGCACCCACCACTACAAGGCGTTCCTCATAGCCTGTGCCAACGCAGCACAATACGGCAACAACGCATACATAGCCCCTGGCGCTTCGATGAAAGACGGACTTATGGACGTGATAATCATGGAGCCGTTTGACGTGATAGATGCGCCAAAGATTGCTATGGACCTCTTTGCCAAGACGCTGAGCAGCAACTCGCGCATAAAGACTTTCCAGGCAAGGAAGATTCACATACACCGCTCAAAGCCGGGTGCCATACACTTCGACGGCGACCCCATCATGACCGATGCCGATATTGACGTAGCAATGAAGCCACTGGGCATAAAGATTGTGGTTAATCCCGACATGCCCGAAGACGAGGCACAACCAAACCCCATACTCAACGCCTTCAGCGACTTCTTTAATAATATAAATAATGTACGCGACGACATAGTACGTGGCGGTCATCGTATTCAGGCGCTCAACAAACTGATGCTCCGCAAACTATCAAGACTATGA
- a CDS encoding S-adenosylmethionine:tRNA ribosyltransferase-isomerase, with translation MDTKHIRISDYNYPLPDERIAKFPLSQRDQSKLLVYNKGVVSEDTFCNLPDYLPSGALMVFNNTKVIQARMHFRKETGALIEVFLLEPAEPSDYEQMFQTTGHCAWYCLVGNLKKWKEGTLKRDIEVKGTPVTVCATRNGEHGTSFRIDFEWNADSVSFAEIVDVMGELPIPPYLNRETQESDKTTYQTVYSKIKGSVAAPTAGLHFTPKVLEALDAHGIDREELTLHVGAGTFKPVKSEEINGHEMHTEYVAVKRQTLEKLLRHDCKAIAVGTTSVRTLESLYFMGLKVLRNPSLKEDELHVNQWEPYDEAAGERVEAKAAIEALLQWLDSNGLNTLHSSTQIIIAPGYEYKIVKMLVTNFHQPQSTLLLLVSAFVKGDWKKIYDYALGHDFRFLSYGDSSLLIP, from the coding sequence ATGGATACAAAACACATACGTATTAGTGACTATAATTATCCGCTTCCCGATGAGCGCATAGCGAAGTTCCCGCTTAGTCAGCGTGACCAGTCTAAGCTGCTTGTCTATAACAAGGGAGTGGTTAGTGAAGATACCTTCTGTAATCTTCCCGACTATCTGCCCTCTGGCGCATTGATGGTTTTCAATAACACAAAGGTTATTCAGGCACGAATGCACTTCCGCAAAGAGACAGGTGCTCTCATAGAGGTGTTCCTGCTTGAGCCTGCCGAGCCGAGCGACTATGAGCAGATGTTCCAGACCACGGGCCATTGTGCCTGGTATTGTCTGGTGGGCAATCTGAAGAAATGGAAAGAGGGAACCCTCAAGCGTGACATTGAGGTCAAGGGAACGCCTGTTACCGTTTGTGCCACTCGTAACGGCGAGCACGGCACCAGTTTCCGCATTGACTTCGAGTGGAATGCCGATAGTGTGTCGTTTGCTGAAATTGTCGATGTGATGGGCGAGCTTCCCATCCCTCCATATCTTAACAGAGAGACTCAGGAGAGCGACAAGACCACCTACCAGACCGTTTATTCAAAGATTAAGGGCAGCGTGGCAGCGCCTACGGCAGGTCTTCATTTCACTCCGAAGGTGCTCGAGGCTCTCGATGCTCACGGCATTGATCGCGAAGAGCTCACCCTTCATGTTGGCGCAGGAACATTCAAGCCTGTCAAGAGCGAGGAAATCAATGGTCATGAGATGCATACCGAGTATGTGGCTGTTAAGCGTCAGACTCTCGAGAAGCTTCTCCGTCACGACTGCAAGGCTATTGCTGTAGGAACGACAAGCGTGCGCACTCTGGAGAGTCTTTACTTCATGGGACTGAAGGTGCTGCGCAATCCGTCGCTGAAGGAAGACGAGCTGCATGTAAACCAGTGGGAACCCTACGATGAAGCCGCTGGCGAGAGGGTAGAGGCAAAGGCTGCTATTGAGGCTCTGCTTCAGTGGCTCGACAGCAATGGTCTGAACACTCTTCACAGCAGCACTCAAATCATCATTGCCCCTGGCTATGAATATAAGATTGTAAAGATGCTGGTAACCAATTTCCATCAGCCTCAATCAACGCTGCTGTTGCTTGTCAGCGCTTTTGTCAAGGGTGACTGGAAGAAAATCTATGACTATGCACTCGGCCATGACTTCCGCTTCCTAAGCTATGGCGACAGCTCATTATTGATACCATAA
- a CDS encoding DUF2027 domain-containing protein: MKIGDKVRFLSEIGGGKVAGFQGKDVVLVEDEDGFQVPMRVSDVVVIGEENYDTQHVVEVKQKGAQQKHVEEADVEPADRPVTFKPLPEERKGGEMLSAYLAFVPMDVKEISQTRFEAYFVNDSNYYMRFTYMSAEGNSWHLRAAAEVEPNTKLFVEEFGREDLNDLERVAVQILPYKREKNFMLKPAVDVQFRVDSVKFYKLHTFQENDFFEQPALIYTLIENDKPMKPLFVDAQQLKENMFHKPEQLKAKRPLIQPARKAGEPVVVDLHADEVLEMTNGMEAADILNYQLDVFRKTLREHANKKGLKIIFIHGKGEGVLRQALINDLRYRFKNYTYQDASFQEYGYGATQVTIK, encoded by the coding sequence ATGAAGATAGGAGATAAAGTGAGATTCCTCAGCGAGATTGGCGGAGGAAAAGTGGCAGGCTTTCAGGGAAAGGATGTTGTCCTCGTGGAAGACGAAGACGGCTTTCAGGTTCCCATGAGAGTCAGCGATGTTGTTGTTATCGGTGAAGAGAACTATGACACCCAGCATGTGGTGGAGGTTAAGCAGAAGGGTGCTCAGCAGAAGCATGTCGAGGAGGCCGATGTAGAGCCTGCCGACCGTCCGGTAACCTTTAAGCCTCTGCCTGAAGAGCGCAAGGGTGGCGAGATGCTTTCAGCTTATCTTGCCTTCGTACCGATGGATGTCAAGGAGATCAGTCAGACGCGTTTCGAGGCATATTTCGTCAACGATTCCAACTACTACATGCGCTTCACGTATATGTCGGCCGAGGGAAACAGCTGGCATCTTCGTGCTGCAGCCGAGGTAGAGCCAAACACAAAGCTGTTTGTTGAGGAGTTCGGTCGTGAGGACCTTAACGACCTTGAGCGCGTAGCAGTTCAGATTCTTCCCTATAAGCGTGAGAAAAACTTCATGCTGAAGCCTGCTGTTGACGTTCAGTTCAGAGTTGACTCCGTGAAGTTCTACAAGCTTCACACCTTCCAGGAGAACGATTTCTTTGAGCAGCCCGCACTTATCTACACGCTCATTGAGAACGACAAACCCATGAAACCGCTTTTCGTCGATGCTCAGCAGCTGAAGGAGAACATGTTCCACAAGCCTGAGCAGCTGAAGGCTAAGCGTCCGCTCATTCAGCCAGCACGAAAGGCAGGCGAGCCAGTCGTTGTGGACCTTCATGCTGACGAGGTGCTTGAGATGACCAACGGCATGGAAGCTGCCGACATACTTAACTACCAGCTCGACGTGTTCCGCAAGACTCTGCGTGAGCATGCCAACAAGAAAGGTCTGAAGATTATCTTCATTCACGGCAAGGGTGAGGGTGTTCTGCGTCAGGCGCTCATCAACGATTTGCGCTACAGGTTCAAGAACTACACCTATCAGGATGCGTCATTCCAGGAATATGGCTACGGTGCTACGCAGGTAACGATAAAGTAA
- a CDS encoding phosphatase PAP2 family protein, translating into MWDSLISFDKQLLLAVNGSESLFLDGLVKTLTTAATWIPLYVALFYMVLKNNENVKKILLVVGCAAFCAVLAGAVDDGLVKPSVARWRPTHDPEIGTLVDVVNGYRGGNYGFFSAHACNTFSLAIFFSLIVRNTYLTIALVIWSLVNCWTRLYLGVHYPGDITVGLIWGSIVGTTMWYVHQKVSGTWSKGKAFVSEQYTSTGYQVADVDVVISVLVLIFVYAVVKACFFIYK; encoded by the coding sequence ATGTGGGACAGTCTGATATCATTTGACAAGCAGTTGTTGCTGGCCGTCAACGGCAGCGAATCATTATTCCTTGATGGACTGGTGAAGACACTGACAACTGCAGCTACATGGATTCCGCTCTATGTGGCATTGTTCTATATGGTGCTGAAGAACAACGAAAATGTCAAGAAGATTCTTCTTGTCGTTGGCTGTGCCGCTTTCTGTGCCGTTCTTGCCGGTGCTGTTGATGATGGCTTGGTAAAACCATCTGTAGCACGCTGGCGTCCTACTCACGATCCAGAGATTGGCACACTTGTCGATGTTGTTAACGGCTATCGCGGAGGAAACTATGGTTTCTTTTCTGCCCATGCCTGCAATACGTTCAGCCTTGCCATATTCTTTTCGTTAATCGTACGCAACACCTATCTTACGATTGCCCTCGTAATCTGGTCGTTAGTGAACTGCTGGACTCGCCTTTATCTTGGCGTCCATTATCCTGGCGACATAACTGTTGGTCTGATATGGGGTTCAATCGTTGGTACTACGATGTGGTACGTTCATCAGAAGGTTTCTGGCACTTGGTCCAAGGGTAAGGCTTTCGTCTCCGAACAATATACATCTACAGGCTATCAGGTAGCCGATGTCGATGTTGTGATAAGCGTGCTTGTGCTCATCTTTGTCTATGCTGTGGTAAAAGCCTGCTTTTTCATTTATAAGTAA
- a CDS encoding NUDIX hydrolase, with the protein MTDNLEELFPVVNEDGVTTGKITRKEAHSGTRILHPVVHLHLFNSKGELYLQRRPLWKDIQPGKWDTACGGHMAYGETPEEALRREVSEELGITDFEPEFLGKYVFDSKRERELVYVNKAVYDGKVNPSDDELDGGRFWTEEELREAMGKNILTPNFEQEYKAFFPCR; encoded by the coding sequence ATGACAGACAACCTGGAAGAACTCTTTCCTGTGGTCAACGAAGACGGTGTGACTACAGGCAAGATAACACGCAAAGAAGCTCATAGCGGAACGAGGATACTCCACCCAGTGGTGCATCTCCACCTGTTTAACTCGAAGGGTGAGCTGTACCTGCAGCGCCGCCCATTGTGGAAAGACATACAGCCAGGCAAATGGGACACGGCCTGCGGAGGACACATGGCCTACGGCGAGACGCCCGAGGAAGCGCTGCGCAGAGAGGTGAGCGAAGAGCTTGGGATAACTGATTTCGAGCCTGAATTTCTTGGGAAATATGTCTTTGACAGCAAGAGGGAGCGCGAACTGGTATATGTGAACAAGGCTGTCTATGACGGCAAGGTTAATCCCAGCGACGATGAGCTCGACGGCGGACGGTTCTGGACAGAAGAGGAACTGCGCGAAGCTATGGGAAAGAACATTCTCACTCCGAACTTCGAACAAGAATACAAGGCGTTTTTCCCATGCAGATGA
- the spt gene encoding serine palmitoyltransferase: protein MGQLQERYKEYRIPQQFMEKGVYPYFREITGKQGTEVEMGGHKVLMFGSNAYTGLTGDQRIIDKAKEALDKYGTGCAGSRFLNGTLDLHVKLEKEIAEFIGKDDCLCLSTGFSVNQGVIPALLSKDDYVICDDRDHASIVDGRRLAFAKQLHYKHNDMEDLERVLQRLPHEAIKLIVVDGVFSMEGDLAKLPEIIELKHKYNCSVMVDEAHGVGVFGRQGRGVCDHFGLTKEVDLIMGTFSKSLASIGGFIASDFDTINYLRHSCRTYIFSASNTPAATAAALEALHIIQQEPERIEKLWNVTRYALKRFREEGFEIGDTESPIIPLYVRDTEKTFLVTALAFNAGVFINPVIPPACAPQDTLVRYALMATHTEEQVERSVIALKKIFVEQGIIK from the coding sequence ATGGGACAATTACAAGAAAGATACAAAGAATACCGTATCCCACAGCAGTTCATGGAAAAGGGCGTTTATCCTTATTTCCGTGAAATCACAGGCAAGCAGGGTACGGAAGTAGAAATGGGCGGTCATAAAGTACTGATGTTCGGTTCTAACGCATACACAGGTCTCACTGGCGACCAGCGTATCATCGACAAGGCCAAGGAAGCTCTTGATAAATATGGCACTGGCTGTGCAGGCAGCCGCTTCCTGAACGGTACGCTCGATCTCCACGTAAAGTTAGAGAAAGAAATAGCAGAGTTCATTGGCAAGGATGACTGTCTGTGCCTCTCTACCGGTTTCAGCGTTAACCAGGGCGTTATTCCCGCATTGCTCAGCAAGGATGACTATGTAATCTGCGACGATCGCGACCACGCATCTATCGTTGACGGACGCCGTCTGGCCTTTGCTAAGCAGCTCCACTACAAGCACAACGACATGGAAGACCTCGAGCGCGTGCTCCAGCGTCTGCCTCATGAGGCTATCAAGCTCATCGTTGTCGATGGCGTGTTCTCTATGGAGGGCGACCTTGCCAAGCTGCCTGAAATCATCGAGCTTAAGCATAAGTACAACTGCTCAGTGATGGTTGACGAGGCCCACGGCGTTGGCGTCTTCGGCCGTCAGGGTAGGGGCGTGTGCGACCACTTCGGTCTCACTAAGGAGGTTGACCTCATCATGGGCACCTTCTCTAAGTCACTTGCCAGCATCGGTGGCTTCATTGCTTCTGACTTCGACACCATCAACTATCTGCGTCACTCTTGCCGCACATACATCTTCTCTGCATCAAACACACCTGCTGCAACAGCTGCTGCCCTCGAGGCACTCCACATCATCCAGCAGGAGCCAGAGCGCATTGAGAAGCTGTGGAACGTAACTCGCTACGCCCTGAAGCGTTTCCGCGAGGAAGGCTTCGAGATTGGCGATACCGAGAGCCCCATCATTCCTCTTTACGTGCGCGACACAGAGAAGACATTCCTTGTAACAGCACTCGCATTCAATGCAGGCGTGTTCATCAATCCTGTCATTCCACCAGCATGTGCACCACAGGACACCCTCGTGCGCTATGCCCTCATGGCTACTCACACAGAGGAGCAGGTAGAGCGTTCCGTAATCGCGCTGAAGAAGATTTTCGTAGAGCAAGGTATCATAAAATAA